The DNA region GGAGTGCTGCTGCCCTTCTTCGCCTTCATGACCTTCCTGATCGCCGTGCCGACCGGGGTGAAGTTCTTCAACTGGATCGGCACGATGTGGAAGGGCTCCCTGTCCTTCGAGACGCCGATGCTGTGGGCCACCGGATTCCTGGTCACCTTTCTCTTCGGCGGCCTCACCGGTGTGATCCTGGCGTCGCCTCCGCTGGACTTCCACGTCTCCGACTCCTATTTCGTGGTCGCCCACTTCCACTACACGCTCTTCGGTACCGTCGTGTACGCGATGTTCGCCGGATTCCATTTCTGGTGGCCCAAGTTCACCGGGAAGATGCTCGACGAACGCCTCGGCAAGATCACCTTCTGGACGCTGACCGTCGGCTTCCACCTCACCTTCCTCGTACAGCACTGGCTCGGCGCCGAGGGAATGCCCCGCCGTTACGCCGACTATCTCGACGCCGACGGGTTCACCGCGCTCAACACCGTGTCCACCATCGGTTCGTTCCTGCTGGGACTGTCGTTCCTGCCCTTCTTCTACAACGTCTGGAAGACCTCCCAGTACGGCACGAAGGTGGACGTCGACGACCCCTGGGGCCACGGCCGTTCGCTGGAGTGGGCCACGTCGTGCCCGCCTCCCCGGCACAACTTCACCTCGCTTCCCCGCATCCGCAGCGAATCACCGGCGTTCGACCTGCACCACCCGGAGATCGCCGCGCTCGAACCCGCCACCCCGCACTGATCCGCCGTCCCCGCACAGCCACCCCGACCGAGGAGAGTGCCGTCCGATGTCCCACGGTGTCCTGGCACTGGGAGTGACCGCCGTCTGCCTGGCGGGCAACGTCTGGTACCTGCCGGCCTGCGTCGATCTGCGGGCGGGCCAGGACCGCCCGCGCTCCCGGCGAACGGCGGCCGCCGCCGTACTGACCGGCTGGGGCTCCGCCGCCCTCACGGCGCTGCTCCTGCTGACACCGGTCCCCCTCGCCGGGGCCGCGGTGGTGGCGGCCGCGGGCACCGCGGCCGTGGGATGCCTCGGCGTCGTGACGTGGCTGTGGCGGAGCCGGGAGCGACGCGAGACGGCGGCCTTCACGGCGGCCTTCGGGCCCGCCCGGGGCCCGTCCCCGGACCGCGGGCGCGGACCGCGCCGGAACCCGGCGCGGAAGCGCACACCGGCCGACCCCGCCGAGGACGGCCGGTGAGCAGGCCCGTGCCCGGGGGCATGGCATGCCGTGACCGGGCAGGGAGAGGGCCCGGTCACCCGGACGGCGGGCCCGCCGCCGTCCGGGCACAACCGCGCGTAGGCGGCGAGGCCGTGGACGTGCCCTCCGGCACCGCCGCGTCACGGTCGCCGGACGGGCCGCCCGGGTTCAGCCGACCTCGATCAGCAGGTCACCCGCCTCGACCTGCTGGACCCTGCCGATCGCCAGACGCCGTACCGTCCCCGCCGTCTGGGCGGTGATCGCCGCCTCCATCTTCATCGCCTCGATGGTGGCGACCGTCTGACCGGCCGTCACCGGAGCGCCTTCCTCCACCTGCACCGTGACGACCCCGGCGAACGGGGCCGCGACGTGGCCCTCGTTGCCGCGGTCCGCCTTCTCGGCCGCCTTGACGTCCGTGGCCACCGACTTGTCGCGTACCGACACGGGGCGCAGCTGCCCGTTGAGCGTGGCCAGGACGCTGCGGTAGCCGCGCTCGTCGGCCTCCGAGATCGCCTCCAGCTCGATCAGCAGCGTGACACCGGGCTCCAGCGTGACGGTGTGCTCGGTCTCCGTCTCCAGCCCGTACAGGAAGTCCCGCGTCGGCAGGACGGAGGTGTCCCCGTACGCCTCCCGGTGGGCCGTGAACTCCTTGGTGGGGCCGGGGAAGAGGAGCCGGTTGAGCGTCTCGCGCGGTGACCGCTCCAAGTCCTCTCGGTCCTCGTCCGTCAGGTGTGGTGCCCGCGCCCTCTCCGGGCGGCCGTGGAGCGCCCGGGTCCGGAACGGCTCGGGCCAGCCGCCGGGCGGGTCACCCAGCTCGCCGCGGAGGAACCCGATCACGGAGTCCGGTACGTCGAACCTGCCGGGGTCCGCCTCGAAGTCCGCCGCCTCCACTCCGGCGCCCACCAGATGCAGCGCGAGGTCGCCGACCACCTTCGAGGAGGGGGTCACCTTGACCAGCCGGCCCAGCATGCGGTCGGCCGCGGCGTAGCAGTCCTCGATGAGTTCGAAGCGGTCGCCCAGACCGAGGGCGATGGCCTGCTGGCGGAGGTTGGAGAGCTGGCCCCCGGGGATCTCGTGGTGGTAGATCCGGCCGGTCGGGGAGGCGAGGCCCGACTCGAAGGGCGCGTAGACCTTGCGGGTCGCCTCCCAGTACGGTTCCAGGTCGCCGACGGCCTGGAGCGAGAGGCCGGTCGCGCGCTCGGTGTGGTCGGTGGCGGCGACCAGCGCCGACATCGGGGGCTGGCTGGTGGTGCCGGCCATCGAGGCGACCGCCGCGTCGACCGCGTCCACCCCCGCGTCGACGGCGGCGATCAGCGTGGCGAGCTGGCCGCCCGCGGTGTCGTGGGTGTGCAGGTGGACCGGCAGGTCGAAGCGTTCGCGCAGTGCGGTGACCAGGGTGCGGGCGGCGGGCGGCCGCAGCAGCCCGGCCATGTCCTTGACGGCGAGCACATGGGCGCCCGCCTCCACGATCTGCTCGGCGAGCCGCAGATAGTAGTCCAGTGTGTAGAGGGACTCGGCGGGGTCGGAGAGATCGGCCGTGTAGCAGAGGGCGACCTCGGCGACCGCGGTACCGGTGGCGCGCACGGCGTCGATCGCCGGCCGCATCTGGGACACGTCGTTGAGCGCGTCGAAGATCCGGAAGATGTCCATCCCGGTGGCGGCCGCCTCCGCGACGAACGCCTCGGTGACCTCGGTGGGGTAGGGCGTGTAGCCGACGGTGTTGCGGCCGCGCAGCAGCATCTGCGTACAGATGTTGGGCACCGCCTCACGGAGCGCCGCCAGCCGTTCCCAGGGGTCCTCGGCCAGGAAGCGCAGCGCCACGTCGTAGGTGGCGCCGCCCCAGCACTCGACGCTCAGCAGCCGCGGCACGGTCCGTGCGACGAGCGGGGCCACCGCCAGCAGGTCCCGGGTCCGCACCCGGGTCGCCAGGAGGGACTGGTGGGCGTCGCGGAACGTCGTGTCGGTGACGGCGACGGCCGGCTGGGCGCGCAGCTCGGCGGCGAAGGCCTCCGGCCCCAGGGCCGCGAGCCGCTGCCGGGACCCGGGCGGCGGGGTGCCGGGCGGTGCGGCGGGCAGCTTGTCGGTGGGGTCGATGACGGCGGGGCGCGGGCCGTAGGGCCGGTTCACGGTGGTCTCGGCGAGGTAGCTGAGCATCCGGCTGCCGCGGTCGGCCGACGGGCGCGCCCGGATCAGCTCCGGATGCTCCCCGATGAAGCTGGTCGTGATGCGCCCGGCCCGGAAGTCCGGCTGGTTCAGCACCGCCCCCAGGAAGGGCAGGTTGGTGGCCACCCCGCGGATACGGAACTCCGCGATGGCCCGGCGTGCCCGGCGGGCCGCGTTGTCGAAGTCGTGGCCGTGGCAGGTGAGCTTGACCAGCATCGAGTCGAAGTGCGCGGAGACCTCCGCTCCGGTGTGGACCGTGCCGCCGTCCAGCCGGACGCCCGGCCCGCCGGGCGAGCGGTAGGCGGAGATGGTGCCGGTGTCGGGCCGGAAGCCGTTGGCGGGGTCCTCGGTGGTGATCCGGCACTGGAGGGCCGTGCCGTTGAGGGTGATGTCCTCCTGGGTGAGGCGCAGTTCCGGCAGGGTCCGGCCGGCGGCGACGCGCAGCTGCGCGATGACCAGGTCGCGCCCGGTGACCTGTTCGGTCACGGTGTGCTCGACCTGGATGCGCGGGTTCATCTCGATGAAGACGTGGTGGCCGCGCCCGTCGACGAGGAACTCGACGGTGCCCGCGTTCACATAGCCGATGTGGCGCGCGAAGGCGACGGCGTCGGCGCAGATCCGGTCCCGCAGTTCCGGGTCGAGGTTCGGGGCGGGCGCGATCTCCACGACCTTCTGGTGGCGTCGCTGCACCGAGCAGTCCCGTTCGTAGAGGTGGACGACGTTGCCCTCGGCGTCCGCGAGGATCTGCACCTCGATGTGGCGGGGGTCGATCACCGCTTGCTCGAGGAAGACCGTCGCGTCGCCGAACGCGGAGCGCGCCTCCCGCATCGCCGCGTCGATCGACTCGCGCAGCTCGGCCGCCTCGGCGACGCGGCGCATCCCGCGTCCGCCGCCCCCGGCGACGGCCTTGACGAAGACCGGGAACCCGATGTCCCGCGAGGCGGCGACGAGCGTGTCGACGTCCTCGGACGGTGCGGAGGACTTCAGCACCGGTACACCCGCCTCCCGGGCGGCCGCGACCGCGCGGGCCTTGTTCCCGGTCAGGTTCAGCACCGGCGCGGGCGGCCCGACGAAGGTGATGCCGGCCTCGGAGCAGGCCGCCGCGAGCTCCGGGTTCTCCGACATGAACCCGTACCCCGGGTAGACGGCGTCCGCTCCCGCCTTCCGGGCTGCCCTGATCACCTCGTCCACCGAGAGATAGGCCCGCACCGGATGTCCCGGCTCCCCGATCCGGTAGGCCTCGTCGGCCTTGGCGCGGTGCAGGGAGTTGCGGTCCTCGTGGGGGTACACGGCCACCGTCGAGACTCCGAGCTCGAACGCCGCGCGGAAGGCGCGGATCGCGATCTCTCCCCGGTTGGCGACCAATACCTTCTCGAACATCAGACTCCCCAGTCGTGTCACAGGCGCGCGGTCCACAGGACGAACGGCGTTGCACGGATGCGCGTAACGGCATCCGCGATGGTCACGTGGTGGTGATGACGCGCCCCGGCGTTCTCGGGCCGGAGCGTTCGACACCGTACCGGAGACATGCCCGCGGATCGCGGGTGCGAACGATGGCCTGCGTCACGTGCCGGGGGCCTCGCCCGGAGCCCGCCGGGTGCCGGGAGCGCCGAGTGAGGGCCGAGCGGTCGACGGCGGCGCCGTGCGAGGGCGGGCCGTGAGAGCGGGCCTGTCTGACGGCCCGGCGGTCCGTCCGCTCAGTGCCGCTTCCACGTGAGCTTGTCGCCGCCCACCCACCGGACCGTGTCGAGGTCGTCGAGGTCATTGATCCGGATGCCGGCCGTCGCGGCGACGGCCAGCACATCCGTCATCGCGGCCGCCGTCCCGGCGACCTCTCCGTCGATCTCCACGAGGCGGTACGGCGGGTCACCGTCCTGGACGGGCAGGACGGTGACGCGTGGCCGGCGAAGGGGGTACGCGTTCTCGGTCATGCGAGACGGGTTCCACGGGCGTGGCCGGCCCATACCCGCCGAGCCGACGGGTGAACCATATGCCTGATTTGTTGACATAAGTGGCATCGGGTTTTTGGTTCGGGGCGGGATTCCGTGCCGGGGTGGCGGCTCTCGATGGTGGTGCAAATCGCCCGTATCGGGCGTCGTGACCAGGGTCACCTTATGTGTCGCACACGCCGCGAGGTCTCGGCCGGTTCCCTTCTGTGCCAAGAAAGTTGGCGAGGCGGTGTGGGCTCGGTTACACGAATTCCCGAGAATTGATCATGCGGATGAATTGTGATCAAGAATTCGGAGCTTGTTCCGTTCGGCAATTCTCGCCTACGGTCACCCTCATTCCGGATGGAACGCCGAATCCTGCCGCCGTCCGGGAACCCGACAACATCTCGTACGGCAGGAGCGGGGGACCCAGGTAAGTGCCGATCCGGTATCCGGAGCGGCTCGGGGTGAAGTCGCAGTCATCTGCGGCCGGGCATCTCCAGCCCGAACCCGACAGCTCACTTCGCAGGCGACGGAGAGGAATTCAGCATGCCCGCAAAGGGTAAGTACCGTCGTTCCAGGACCAGTTCTCTGACCCGCGGCATCATCGCCGTGAGCACCGGGGCCCTCGTCCTCCCCGTGATCGGTGCGACCGGGGCCTTCGCCGCTCCGGCACAGCCGGTCGCTGCCGAAAGGGCGTCGGCCTCGACTGCCGTATCCGGCAAGGAAATCGCCGGAAAGGACTCCGAGGCCTCCACCTATTCCGTGATCTTGGGCGATTCCCTCGCCAAGATCGCGCGTGACCATTCCGTCAGCGGTGGCTGGGAGGGGCTGTACAAGGACAACCGAAAGGCTGTCGGCGGCAATCCCGATCTGATTCACCCGGGGCTGAAGCTGGTCATCGGCGCCAAGGCGGACAAGGCCGCCGAGGCCGAGGGCAAGGCTGCGGAGAAGACCGGTTCCGGTCATGCGGACGAGTCGGCACGCGCCGAGCGGAGCGCGGACCGCGCCGACCGTTCGGAGCGCACGAGCACCGAGACCGTCGCCCAGGGCGCCCCGCTCGCCGCCACGGTGGAGGCCGCCCCGGTCGCGTACGCCAACAACCTCGACGGCTGGATCAGGGAGTCGCTGGCGGTCATGGCCCAGCACGGGATCCCCGGCACCTACGAGGGCATCCACCGCAACGTCATACGTGAGTCCTCCGGCAACCCGCTGGCCATCAACAACTGGGACATCAACGCGATCAACGGCGTGCCGTCCAAGGGCCTGCTCCAGGTCATCGACCCGACCTTCCAGGCCTACCACGTGCCCGGGACGTCGATGGACAGCTACGACCCGGTCGCCAACATCACGGCCGCGTGCAACTACGCCGCCGACCGCTACGGCTCGATCGACAACGTCTTCGGGGCGTACTGAGCCACGGCCGCCCGAGGGCGGAGCACGGCCGACGGGTGGTGCGGGTCCGGACGGACCCGCACCACCCGTCGGCCGTTCCGTGTGATCGGCGGCGCGGCACGGGCGGACCGGTGCCGTCACCCGGCCGGGCGCCGCGCCGGGGGTGGGGCGACTGGTCACGTACAGCTTCGTCGTCCATACTGCCCGCCGTGGAGCAGCGCATAGATTCGAACACTCAGCCCGAGTTCGCCGCGGGGACCGACCCGGCGTTCATCCCCGGCCTGACGGCCCCTGTCCCGGTGCGGACGGAGGTACAGCCGAAGAAGGCACCGGAGGGGTCCGGGGAGCGGCCGGAGGCGTCCGAAGCCCCTGCGGACGGCTCTGACGACGTGCCCCCGGCCGCCACCGGCGAGAGCGGGGTGGAGGCTTCCACGGACGCGGAGGAGGCCGGGGAGGCCCCGGACGGGCACCCGGAGGAGGAGGGCGAGGGCCCGGAGGGGGAGGGCGAGGCATCCCGGGAGGGATCCGGTCCCGTCTTCGAGGTCAGTGACCGCCGTGGGTCCATCCGGGTGAACCACGAGGGTGTCCGTTTCCGGCTGGACGACCAGGAAGCCGAGTTCGACTGGCCGGAGATCGGCGCGGTCGAGGTCGAGACCGCGCGCCTGGGACGCAGGTTCACCGTCACGGTGCACCTGACGAGCCGCCGGTGGTTCAACGCCGAGGTCGAGGCGCCGGCCAGGAGCGCGCTCAAGCAGTGGGCGGCGGAACTCGACGAGGCGCTGGACGCCTACTTCGAAGAAGAGGCCTGACCTCTGGCCCCTGACCTCCGCGCCTGACCTCCGTCCCTCCGCCTCCGCCCCGCCTCCCGCCCCGCCTTCGGCTGTCGGCGGGAGGCGGGGCGCGGAAGCGACGGGCGGAGGCCGGGTCCCACGGGGCCTGCCGCCTGGGGCGAGGGCCGCCGTCCTCGCTCGCCGGGCCCGGATCAGTCGCCGGGGGCGAGGACCACCGAGCGGCTCAGATGCCTCGGGAGGTCCGGGTCGAGGCCCCGCGCCACCGCCCGGGCGATCGCCAGCCGCTGGACCCGCACCAGCTCGGCCAGCGGGTCCAGGCCGCTCTCCACCCAGCGGGCACCCGTGGCCCGCACCTGCTCCGGGAGTCCCTCAGGAGGCGCCCCGAACATCCACGTCGCCGTCCCGGTCGTCGCGATGCTGATCGGACCGTGCCGGTACTCCATCGCCGGGTACGACTCGGTCCAGGACAGGGACGCCTCCTTCATCTTGAGCGCCGCCTCGTTGGCGAGCCCCACCGTCCAGCCGCGCCCCAGGAAGCTGAACTGGGTGCACTCCAGCAGGCCTTCGGGCAGCGGCTCGGCCAGCGCGGTCTCCGCGTCCCGTACCACCGCGTCGTCGTGCAGCCCGAGATGGGCGCGGAACAGGGTCAGGGCGGTCGTGGCGAACCGTGTCTGTACGACCGACCGTTCGTCGGCGAAGTCGAGCACCACCACGTCGTCGGCGGTCTCCGGCACCGGCGTCGCCGGGTCGGCGGTCACCGCGACCGTCCGCGTGCCGCCGCGCAGCCGGGTCAGCAGTTCGAGCACCTCGGTCGTGGTTCCCGAGCGCGTCAGGGCGACCACGCGGTCGTACGTGCGGCCGAAGGGGAACTCCGAGGCGGCGAAGGCGTCCGACTCGCCCTGGCCGGAGCCCTCGCGGAGCGCCGCGTAGGCCTGGGCGATGTAGTACGACGTTCCGCAGCCGACGATGGCGACGCGCTCACCGGCGGCGGGGAGGGCCACCGCCGGTTCGGCCGCGATCCGCGCGGCTCGGCGCCAGCAGGCGGGCTGATCGGCTGTCTCGGTCTCGACATGGGACATGTCTCTGCACTCCGCTTCCACTGCTGCCGCACACACATGGATGAAATAGTCACCAGTTTGTTCAAAGCTGCATGCTACAGGGGTCAATCGATCAGAAACAAGCAGACGGTGGGTGCCGTGAGGGAGAGTGGAGCGGCTCTTTTCAGCCATGTTTTCCACGTGGTCGGCTTGATTCGATTCCACCCCTTCCCAGCGGGCATCCGGCCCGTGGTCGATGTGCCGATCCCGGGTGATCCCCTCGATCCTGGGCAAAGCGACCGTGAGACGCATGCTTCGAGGGCGTGGAGAGCCCCCGAGGGGGCGTCGCGCCCCCATGGGGAGGGTCGATTTCGCGCCACCCGGTGCACGTGTTGGCCGAGTTCGAACGTGCGGCCGGTCGGAGGTCGGCATAATCGGCGCATGTCGATCAGGGGTGGGGACGTCGTCGATCTGGGCGCGGGCTTGTACGCCTGGCTGCCCCCGGACCGTGGCTGGGGGCTCGCCAACTGCGGCCTGTTGGTCTCCCCGCGCGGGGCGCTCTGGATCGACACCCCGTACGACCCGGTGCTCGCCCGGCAGTTCCTCGCCGAGAGCGAGAAGCGGTTGCCCGGCGGCGTGACCGTCGACCGCGTCGTCGTCACCCACGCCAACGGCGATCACTTCTGGGGCGCCGGCGTGCTCCCGGACGCGGAGATCATCGTGACCCGCGAAGCCCGGGAACACCTCCACTACGACCCCACCCCGCAGCAGCAGCACGCGCTGGTGACCGGGAGCGACCCGGCCACACCGCTCGGCGCCTATCTCAGCCGCCACTTCGGCGCCTTCGACTGGTCGTCCACCGAACCCGTGCGGCCCACGACGTACTTCACCGGAGAGCTCGAACTGACCGTGGGGGAGTACGCGGTCCAGATCACCGCTCTGCCGCCCGCGCACACCACCGGTGACCTGATCGTCCATCTGCCGTCCCAGCGCACGGTGTTCAGCGGTGACGTCATCTTCTCCTCCAGCCCGGACCGGCCCGGCGACCACCCCGTGCACTGGGCAGGCCCCCTGAGCAACGTGATCGCGGCGTGCGAGCGGGTGCTGGCCACCGGCGCCGAGGTGATCGTGCCCGGCCACGGGCCGGTGCTCGACCGGGCCGGGGTGCGCGAGCACATCGGCTACCTCTCCTACGTACGCGAGCGCGCCCACGCCCTCCACGCGGCGGGTGTTCCCGCGACCGAGGCCGCCCGCCGGGTGATCGCCGAGGGCCGCTACCCGGCACTCGGACTGCCCGAGCGGCTGGTGGTGACCGTCGGGAGCGAGTACCGGCATCTCGACGGCTCGGACATGCCCGGCGTCCTGCAGGTCATGTCCGAGGTGGCGGCCGTCGCCCATGAGGTGGAGCAGGCCCCGGCCGTCGGCGGCGCCGAATGACGGCCGGCCGGGGAACGGGCCGGCCGTACGGGTCTCTGCCGGCGTGCGGGTCCCGGCCGGCCGCAGGGACGGGGTGACGGGCGTGATGCCATGGATCGTGGCGCTGGCCGCCGTCGTCGCGGCGATCTGGTACGGATCACGTGCCTACCAGGCCGGACGTGACGCGTACGCGGCCTCGGCCCGCGCCGAACTGGCCGACCGCCAGGCGCGGGCCGCCGAGGCGCGGACCCTCGCCCTGACCGAGGAGATACGCCAGCTCGCCGAGAGGCGGATACCCGCCGCCGCCGTCGCCCTGTCCCACCGGGCCTCGCCCGTGCCGGGACTGCGGGAGGCGGCGGAGGTGGAGGGCGACGCCGCGCGTCTGCTGAGCGAGGCCGTCCGGGCCGCGCGTACGGCGATCCTCGAGGAACGGCGGAGGGTCGACGCGGCGGCCAGGGCGGCCATGCGCGGCACCTCCGCCAAGATCCAGTCGCTGCTCAACCAGTCCCAGCACCTCCTGCAAGAACTCCAGCACGATTTCGACGACCCGCGCGTCCTGCAACTCGACTTCCGCAACGAACTGGCACTGCGCCGGACCCAGGCCACCGCGGTGCTCTGCGACGCCTGGCCGGGGCTCGCCCGGCAGAACTCCCCCCTCGTGGAGATCGTGCTGGGCGCCCAGTCCCGGGTCGGCGGCTACGAGCGGATCAAGGTCGCCAACCATCTGCGTGAGGAGCGCCTGGCGCTGGTCGCCCGCGCCGCCGAGCCTCTGGCGATCGCGCTCGCCGAGCTGATGGCCAACGCCACCGCGTACTCGCATCCGGACACCGAGGTGCCGGTGACGGTCCAGCAGTCCGCGGGGCGCGGCGCGCTGGTCCTGGTGGACGACGCGGGGATCGGGATGGACGACGACGCGCTGAAGCGGGCCCGCGCACTGCTGGCCGGCCCCCGCGAGGTGCTGCTGACCGAGCTGGGGGACCCTCCGCAGACCGGCTTCGCGGTGGTGGGGAGGCTGGTGGCACGGTACGGCTTCAGCTGCCACATCGAGCCCTCGCCGTACGGGGGCATGCGGGCGATGCTGCGCGTACCGGCCCATCTGCTGACCGTGATGAGTGACGACCGTACCCTGTCCGTGCTTGCCCCGAGCCCCGTGCGCGACCCCCTGGCACCGGGCGGTGCGGCGGCCGGCGACGGTGCGGGCAAGGGCGGAGCCGTGAGCGGGCACGCGGCCACCGGTGGGGACCCGGACGCGCGGAGCGGAGACGGGGTGGTCGGCGCACCTGAGCCGGAGGAGGCCCGGCCTCCGGCGGATCCGGCCCCCGCCGCCCCGGCCGGCGCCGACTCCGGGGACCCCGTACCCGATGGGACCGACGCCGGGGATCCCGCCGCCGGCCCCACCGCCGGGGCCCCGGTCCCCGTGTCCACCGGACCGCGCGCGCCCGCCCTGCCGAGCCGGCGCCGCCGGGCCCGCAGGCCGGCCGGCTCCGGGGACGCCGCGGCCGCCCGGACCGGGGACGCGGCCGCCGAGCCCGCCCTGCGTACCCCCGAGCAGGCCGGCGCGTCCTGGACCGCCTTCCAGCAGGGCACCGTCAGCGGCAGGGGCGCGACCGCGCTCCCGTCATCCTCATCGCACGACCAAGGAGACGACGAGACGTGAGCGCCACCCCTACCACCGGCGAACTCGCCTGGGTGCTGACCCCGCTGCTGGAACTCCCGGGCGTACAGCACGCGGTGGTCGCCACCGGCGACGGGCTCGTCGAGGGCGCCTCGCCCGGACTGGAACGTGCCTCCGCCGAACGCGTCGCCGCGATGACCGCCACGCTGCACGCGGCGGCCCGTGCCTTCACCACCGCCTTCACCGACGTGGAGGCACCGCGCCTGGCCCAGACGGTCGTGGAGTCCGAACTCGGCTTCGCCGTCGTCGTACCGGCGGGCAAGAACACCACCCTGGCCCTGTTCGCCGCGCCCGACGCGCACCTGGGCAACATCGCGTACCAGATGCAGGTGCAGGTCACCGCGCTCACCAGGGCGATGCACGCACCCGCCCGCCGACCGGACGCCGCCACCCGGCCATGACCCCCGGCCCGGGCCGCCGCCTGATTCCCGCCTATCTGGTCACCGGGGGCCGCTCCGCGCCGACCGGCCCCGTGCTCGACCGGCTCGACGTGCTCCTGCGCACGGACGCGGAGCTGCCCCCGGACACGGGCGTGGAACAGCGCAGACTGTGCGAACTCCTGGATCCGGGAGCCCTCACCGTCATCGAGTGCGCCGCCCATCTGGACCTGCCGGCCGGCGCCACCGTCTTCCTGGCCACGGACCTCGTGGCCTCCGGACACCTGCGTGCCCGGCCACCGATACCCCGTGCCGGCGCGATCGACCGGTCGCTCGTCGAGAGGCTGCTCGTTGGACTCCGTACCCTCCACTGACCGGCGCGGCGTCGGCTACCTGCCGAACGCTGCCGAGACCCTGATGAAGATCGTCGTCACGGGCCCCTTCGGCGTCGGTAAGACGACCCTGATCCGTACCCTTTCGGAGATCGCGACCCTGCACACCGAGGAGGCGATGACACAGGCCGGTGAGGGACTCGACGACGTCGCCGGGCTGCCGGAGAAGACCACCACGACGGTCGCCGTCGACTTCGGCAGGCTCACCGTCCAGGACGATCTGGTCCTCTACCTCTTCGGCACTCCCGGGCAGGAACGTTTCCTCCCCCTCTGGCAGGACATCGCACGGGGCGCGCTCGGCGCCCTGGTCATGGTCGACACCCGACGTCTGGAGGACTCCTTCGCCGTCATGGACCTGGTGGAGGAGCAGGGACTGCCGTACGCCGTCGCCGTCAACCGCTTCCCCGACGCGCCCGCCCACCCGGACGAGGTCCTGCGCAAGCACCTCGACCTCGACCCGGCCACCCCTCTGGTGC from Streptomyces sp. NBC_01754 includes:
- a CDS encoding DUF742 domain-containing protein — translated: MTPGPGRRLIPAYLVTGGRSAPTGPVLDRLDVLLRTDAELPPDTGVEQRRLCELLDPGALTVIECAAHLDLPAGATVFLATDLVASGHLRARPPIPRAGAIDRSLVERLLVGLRTLH
- a CDS encoding ATP-binding protein is translated as MPWIVALAAVVAAIWYGSRAYQAGRDAYAASARAELADRQARAAEARTLALTEEIRQLAERRIPAAAVALSHRASPVPGLREAAEVEGDAARLLSEAVRAARTAILEERRRVDAAARAAMRGTSAKIQSLLNQSQHLLQELQHDFDDPRVLQLDFRNELALRRTQATAVLCDAWPGLARQNSPLVEIVLGAQSRVGGYERIKVANHLREERLALVARAAEPLAIALAELMANATAYSHPDTEVPVTVQQSAGRGALVLVDDAGIGMDDDALKRARALLAGPREVLLTELGDPPQTGFAVVGRLVARYGFSCHIEPSPYGGMRAMLRVPAHLLTVMSDDRTLSVLAPSPVRDPLAPGGAAAGDGAGKGGAVSGHAATGGDPDARSGDGVVGAPEPEEARPPADPAPAAPAGADSGDPVPDGTDAGDPAAGPTAGAPVPVSTGPRAPALPSRRRRARRPAGSGDAAAARTGDAAAEPALRTPEQAGASWTAFQQGTVSGRGATALPSSSSHDQGDDET
- a CDS encoding LysM peptidoglycan-binding domain-containing protein — protein: MPAKGKYRRSRTSSLTRGIIAVSTGALVLPVIGATGAFAAPAQPVAAERASASTAVSGKEIAGKDSEASTYSVILGDSLAKIARDHSVSGGWEGLYKDNRKAVGGNPDLIHPGLKLVIGAKADKAAEAEGKAAEKTGSGHADESARAERSADRADRSERTSTETVAQGAPLAATVEAAPVAYANNLDGWIRESLAVMAQHGIPGTYEGIHRNVIRESSGNPLAINNWDINAINGVPSKGLLQVIDPTFQAYHVPGTSMDSYDPVANITAACNYAADRYGSIDNVFGAY
- a CDS encoding pyruvate carboxylase — its product is MFEKVLVANRGEIAIRAFRAAFELGVSTVAVYPHEDRNSLHRAKADEAYRIGEPGHPVRAYLSVDEVIRAARKAGADAVYPGYGFMSENPELAAACSEAGITFVGPPAPVLNLTGNKARAVAAAREAGVPVLKSSAPSEDVDTLVAASRDIGFPVFVKAVAGGGGRGMRRVAEAAELRESIDAAMREARSAFGDATVFLEQAVIDPRHIEVQILADAEGNVVHLYERDCSVQRRHQKVVEIAPAPNLDPELRDRICADAVAFARHIGYVNAGTVEFLVDGRGHHVFIEMNPRIQVEHTVTEQVTGRDLVIAQLRVAAGRTLPELRLTQEDITLNGTALQCRITTEDPANGFRPDTGTISAYRSPGGPGVRLDGGTVHTGAEVSAHFDSMLVKLTCHGHDFDNAARRARRAIAEFRIRGVATNLPFLGAVLNQPDFRAGRITTSFIGEHPELIRARPSADRGSRMLSYLAETTVNRPYGPRPAVIDPTDKLPAAPPGTPPPGSRQRLAALGPEAFAAELRAQPAVAVTDTTFRDAHQSLLATRVRTRDLLAVAPLVARTVPRLLSVECWGGATYDVALRFLAEDPWERLAALREAVPNICTQMLLRGRNTVGYTPYPTEVTEAFVAEAAATGMDIFRIFDALNDVSQMRPAIDAVRATGTAVAEVALCYTADLSDPAESLYTLDYYLRLAEQIVEAGAHVLAVKDMAGLLRPPAARTLVTALRERFDLPVHLHTHDTAGGQLATLIAAVDAGVDAVDAAVASMAGTTSQPPMSALVAATDHTERATGLSLQAVGDLEPYWEATRKVYAPFESGLASPTGRIYHHEIPGGQLSNLRQQAIALGLGDRFELIEDCYAAADRMLGRLVKVTPSSKVVGDLALHLVGAGVEAADFEADPGRFDVPDSVIGFLRGELGDPPGGWPEPFRTRALHGRPERARAPHLTDEDREDLERSPRETLNRLLFPGPTKEFTAHREAYGDTSVLPTRDFLYGLETETEHTVTLEPGVTLLIELEAISEADERGYRSVLATLNGQLRPVSVRDKSVATDVKAAEKADRGNEGHVAAPFAGVVTVQVEEGAPVTAGQTVATIEAMKMEAAITAQTAGTVRRLAIGRVQQVEAGDLLIEVG
- a CDS encoding roadblock/LC7 domain-containing protein, with the translated sequence MSATPTTGELAWVLTPLLELPGVQHAVVATGDGLVEGASPGLERASAERVAAMTATLHAAARAFTTAFTDVEAPRLAQTVVESELGFAVVVPAGKNTTLALFAAPDAHLGNIAYQMQVQVTALTRAMHAPARRPDAATRP
- a CDS encoding MBL fold metallo-hydrolase; its protein translation is MSIRGGDVVDLGAGLYAWLPPDRGWGLANCGLLVSPRGALWIDTPYDPVLARQFLAESEKRLPGGVTVDRVVVTHANGDHFWGAGVLPDAEIIVTREAREHLHYDPTPQQQHALVTGSDPATPLGAYLSRHFGAFDWSSTEPVRPTTYFTGELELTVGEYAVQITALPPAHTTGDLIVHLPSQRTVFSGDVIFSSSPDRPGDHPVHWAGPLSNVIAACERVLATGAEVIVPGHGPVLDRAGVREHIGYLSYVRERAHALHAAGVPATEAARRVIAEGRYPALGLPERLVVTVGSEYRHLDGSDMPGVLQVMSEVAAVAHEVEQAPAVGGAE
- a CDS encoding SIS domain-containing protein, producing the protein MSHVETETADQPACWRRAARIAAEPAVALPAAGERVAIVGCGTSYYIAQAYAALREGSGQGESDAFAASEFPFGRTYDRVVALTRSGTTTEVLELLTRLRGGTRTVAVTADPATPVPETADDVVVLDFADERSVVQTRFATTALTLFRAHLGLHDDAVVRDAETALAEPLPEGLLECTQFSFLGRGWTVGLANEAALKMKEASLSWTESYPAMEYRHGPISIATTGTATWMFGAPPEGLPEQVRATGARWVESGLDPLAELVRVQRLAIARAVARGLDPDLPRHLSRSVVLAPGD